A single genomic interval of Armigeres subalbatus isolate Guangzhou_Male chromosome 1, GZ_Asu_2, whole genome shotgun sequence harbors:
- the LOC134206617 gene encoding uncharacterized protein LOC134206617, which produces MDEYARLGHMRKVEDFAKETVKRCYLPHHPVVKEASTTTKVRVVFDASCKTSSGVSLNEALLVGPVVQDDLRSIILRSRTKQILLVSDVEKMFRQILITPTDRALQTILYRFTPDEEVAVYELNTVTYGTKSAPFLATRTLQQLATDEEVRYPLAAKAILEDVYMDDVITGVNDISTAISLRIQLTRIMESGGFRLRKWSCNVPAVLEGVPTEDLAIQDNTGVDLDPEQSVKTLGLTWMPASDTLRFQFQVPPLDLGSPLTKRQILSLIATLFDPLGLIGATTVSAKIFMQLLWTLRDANGDRLGWDQPVPSTVGEAWQKFHGKLDFLNQIRVDRCVLIPNAVSVELHCFSDASEKAYGGCIYVRSQDVNGTIHVRLLSSRSKVAPLRSQSIPRLELCGALLLSQMYETVRNSIKMPVPTFFWTDSTCVLRWIAAPPTTWTTFVANRVAKIQTLTEGWNWKHVRGVDNPADLISRGMLPDEIVHNDLWWKGPNWLQNVPEMWPSETTEDSREGEEERRRTAVVCTLSSVGEFNDSYLSKFGSFTDLIRRAAYWLRLMKLLRSSKDKRHRSGFLSTSELKAAEHTIIRNIQREVFDEEIKALKKNESVSRKSPLRWFHPYVDEEGIMRVGGRLKNSRESESTKHPAVLPARHQFTRMLLKHYHERLMHAGPQLLLGVVRLQYWPLGGRNVVRQIVHQCIRCFRTKPSTIQQFMGELPSSRVTVSRPFSKTGVDYFGPVYIRPAPRRAAVKAYVSLFICMCTKAVHLELVSDLSTEKFLQALRRFVARRGRPSDIYSDNGTNFVGARNKLSELFKLMKDREHHDQITSELAGDGIQWHFNPPSAPHFGGLWEAAVRSAKTHLLKVIGENVIAAEDFGTLLSQVESCLNSRPLTPLSDDPDDLEPLTPAHFLVGSSLQAIPEVELLSIPSNRLNNYQFIQQKLQQFWVRWRQEYLCQLQARTKRWKPAITVQKGQLVVIRDENLPPIRWKMGRIVAVHPGDDNVVRVVTLKTAAGELKRPVEKICVLPTPDNQEEDSSDAVSPIPIPQP; this is translated from the coding sequence ATGGACGAATACGCTAGGCTCGGGCACATGCGGAAGGTTGAAGATTTTGCCAAAGAGACGGTAAAACGGTGTTATCTGCCTCATCATCCGGTGGTCAAGGAGGCCAGTACCACCACCAAGGTGAGAGTTGTCTTCGACGCTTCCTGTAAGACATCGTCTGGAGTATCCCTAAACGAAGCACTTCTGGTTGGGCCTGTTGTGCAGGACGACTTAAGATCTATCATCCTACGAAGCCGAACCAAACAGATACTTCTCGTATCAGACGTAGAAAAAATGTTCCGACAAATCCTTATTACGCCGACGGATCGAGCTTTGCAGACCATTCTCTATCGATTCACGCCCGACGAGGAAGTTGCGGTGTATGAGCTTAACACCGTGACGTATGGAACAAAATCAGCCCCCTTCCTTGCAACTCGTACGTTGCAGCAGTTGGCAACTGACGAAGAAGTTCGTTATCCACTCGCAGCAAAAGCAATCCTCGAGGACGTCTATATGGATGACGTCATCACTGGGGTGAACGACATAAGTACGGCCATTTCTCTCAGAATTCAACTGACGAGGATTATGGAAAGTGGAGGATTCAGGCTGAGAAAGTGGTCCTGTAACGTTCCTGCAGTTTTAGAAGGTGTACCAACTGAAGACTTGGCCATTCAGGACAATACTGGAGTAGATTTGGATCCCGAACAATCAGTGAAAACTTTAGGCCTCACTTGGATGCCCGCTTCCGATACCCTCCGGTTTCAGTTCCAAGTTCCACCATTAGATTTGGGTAGCCCACTAACAAAACGGCAAATCCTATCGCTTATCGCAACGCTCTTCGATCCTCTCGGTCTGATTGGCGCCACAACAGTGTCGGCGAAAATCTTTATGCAGCTATTGTGGACGCTGCGCGATGCAAACGGCGATCGATTGGGCTGGGATCAACCAGTACCGTCTACGGTGGGTGAGGCGTGGCAAAAATTCCACGGAAAACTGGATTTTCTAAACCAAATTCGAGTTGATCGTTGTGTTCTAATCCCAAATGCTGTTTCGGTGGAATTACACTGTTTCTCGGACGCTTCCGAAAAAGCATATGGTGGTTGCATCTACGTAAGGAGCCAAGACGTGAACGGAACAATCCATGTTAGACTACTATCTTCTCGATCCAAGGTGGCTCCCCTTCGAAGTCAGTCAATCCCACGGCTTGAGCTCTGCGGCGCGCTTTTACTATCGCAAATGTATGAAACCGTCCGGAACTCCATAAAGATGCCGGTTCCGACATTCTTTTGGACAGATTCGACATGTGTTTTGCGTTGGATTGCAGCACCACCGACGACATGGACCACATTCGTTGCCAATAGAGTGGCAAAAATCCAAACCTTAACTGAAGGATGGAATTGGAAGCACGTTCGTGGCGTAGACAACCCTGCTGACCTCATTTCTCGTGGAATGTTGCCGGATGAAATTGTCCATAACGATCTCTGGTGGAAGGGCCCTAATTGGCTGCAGAATGTACCTGAAATGTGGCCAAGTGAAACTACAGAAGACTCAAGAGAGGGAGAAGAAGAACGGCGGCGAACTGCCGTTGTATGCACTTTGTCATccgttggtgaatttaacgatTCATACCTCAGTAAGTTTGGATCATTCACTGATCTGATTCGGCGAGCAGCGTACTGGCTAAGGTTAATGAAACTACTTCGCTCATCCAAAGACAAACGTCATAGAAGCGGTTTCCTGTCAACTTCAGAGTTGAAGGCGGCCGAGCATACTATAATCCGAAACATTCAGCGAGAAGTCTTCGATGAAGAAATAAAAGCCCTGAAAAAGAATGAATCTGTATCACGAAAATCCCCATTACGGTGGTTTCACCCTTATGTCGATGAGGAAGGAATTATGAGAGTGGGTGGACGATTGAAGAACTCTAGAGAATCCGAGTCTACCAAACATCCCGCAGTTCTACCGGCTCGTCACCAGTTTACCCGAATGCTGTTGAAACACTATCATGAGCGACTTATGCATGCAGGGCCACAATTACTCTTAGGAGTTGTCCGTCTCCAGTACTGGCCACTAGGTGGTAGGAATGTAGTCCGACAAATAGTACACCAGTGCATCAGATGCTTTAGGACCAAACCTTCCACAATCCAACAGTTCATGGGCGAACTGCCTTCCTCTCGTGTAACTGTTTCACGGCCGTTTTCCAAAACAGGTGTAGATTATTTTGGACCTGTTTATATCCGGCCAGCTCCAAGACGTGCTGCTGTGAAGGCTTACGTGTCGCTGTTTATTTGTATGTGTACAAAGGCGGTACACTTGGAGCTTGTGTCTGACCTTTCGACGGAAAAATTTCTGCAAGCCTTACGTCGATTTGTAGCACGCCGCGGAAGACCTTCAGATATCTACTCTGACAACGGCACAAATTTTGTTGGAGCCAGGAACAAGTTATCTGAACTTTTCAAATTAATGAAGGACCGTGAACACCACGACCAAATCACATCTGAACTCGCCGGAGATGGAATTCAGTGGCATTTCAATCCCCCTAGCGCGCCACATTTTGGAGGGCTTTGGGAGGCAGCAGTCCGATCTGCTAAAACCCACTTGCTGAAGGTTATCGGAGAGAATGTTATTGCAGCAGAAGATTTTGGCACCCTTCTATCGCAAGTTGAGAGCTGCCTAAACTCGCGTCCATTAACACCATTGTCAGATGATCCGGATGACCTAGAACCATTGACTCCAGCACATTTTCTGGTGGGCTCATCGTTGCAAGCTATCCCTGAAGTCGAATTGCTATCCATTCCATCAAACCGTTTGAACAACTACCAGTTCATACAACAGAAGCTGCAGCAATTTTGGGTCCGATGGCGACAAGAATATTTATGTCAGCTTCAAGCTCGAACCAAGCGTTGGAAGCCAGCAATAACCGTACAGaaaggtcagcttgtcgtcaTTCGGGATGAAAATCTTCCACCGATCCGTTGGAAAATGGGTAGGATTGTAGCTGTGCATCCTGGCGACGATAACGTTGTAAGAGTCGTGACCTTGAAGACTGCAGCTGGCGAATTGAAGCGTCCAGTGGAGAAAATTTGTGTTTTGCCTACGCCGGACAACCAAGAAGAGGATTCATCCGATGCAGTTTCACCAATTCCAATTCCGCAACCCTAA